A section of the Piliocolobus tephrosceles isolate RC106 chromosome 14, ASM277652v3, whole genome shotgun sequence genome encodes:
- the LOC111537191 gene encoding interferon alpha-1/13, with product MALPFALLMALVVLSCKSSCSLGCDLPETHSLDNRRTMTLLKQMSRISPSSCLMDRHDFGFPQQEFDGNQFQKAPAISVLHELIQQIFNLFTTKDSSAAWDEDLLDKFCTELYQQLNDLEACVMQQERVGETPLMNADSTLAVKKYFRRITLYLTEKKYSPCAWEVVRAEIMRSLSLSTNLQERLRRKE from the coding sequence ATGGCATTGCCCTTTGCTTTACTGATGGCCCTGGTGGTGCTCAGCTGCAAGTCAAGCTGCTCTCTGGGCTGTGATCTGCCTGAGACCcacagcctggataacagaagGACCATGACGCTCCTGAAACAAATGAGCAGAATCTCTCCTTCCTCCTGTCTGATGGACAGACATGACTTTGGATTTCCCCAGCAGGAGTTTGATGGCAACCAGTTCCAGAAGGCTCCAGCCATCTCTGTCCTCCACGAGCTGATCCAGCAGATCTTCAACCTGTTTACCACAAAAGACTCATCTGCTGCTTGGGATGAGGACCTCCTAGACAAATTCTGCACTGAACTCTACCAGCAGCTGAATGACTTGGAAGCCTGTGTGATGCAGCAGGAGAGGGTGGGAGAAACTCCCCTGATGAATGCAGACTCCACCTTGGCTGTGAAGAAATACTTCCGAAGAATCACTCTCTATCTGACAGAGAAGAAATACAGcccttgtgcctgggaggttgtCAGAGCAGAAATAATGAGATCCTTGTCTTTATCAACAAACTTGCAGGAAAGATTAAGGAGGAAGGAATAA